The Deltaproteobacteria bacterium genome contains the following window.
TTAAAGAGGGCGCTTCCATCGACGGTTTCAGGAAAGGAAAGGCGCCAAAGGCAGTATTGGAAAGCCGTTATAAGGACAGTGTGCTTGGAGGGGTTGGTACAAAGCTTATTGAGAACTCATATCAAAAGGTTATCGAAGAAAAAAAACTGTCTCTTGTCGCGCAGCCTGAAATAGAGGTTATTAGCAGCATAGAAGAAGGACAGCCCTTTTCATACAACATGACTCTTGAAATAAAGCCTATTGTAAATGTTGAAGGTTATATCGGCATAAAACTTAAAAGAGAGAGAGTAACAGTTGGGGATGATGATATAGAAAAAGGCATGGAGCTGTTAAGGGAAAGGAGCGCCTACGTTAAAGAGGTTGAGCGGCCTGCGCAGGATAGGGATTTGGTTATTATGGGTTTTGAGGGGTTTTATTCAGACGGCAAGCCTATTGAAAGTACGAAGGCATCCGATTATCCTGTGGTAATTGGCACGCATGCCCTTTCCCCTGCCATTGAGGACGCATTAAAGGGGATGAAAAAGGGGGATGAAAAAGAGATTAAGATGCCACTCCCTGAGGGATTTAAACATGAAAAGCTTGCAGGCAAGGAGGTGGTTTTTAAGGTAAAGGTTAAGGGGGTAAAGGAGAGGATATTGCCCGCCATTGATGATGAATTTGCAAAGGATTTAAAATTTGACAATATTGCCCAGTTAAAGGATAGGGTAAAAGAGGGCCTAACGCGTGAGAAAGAGGGTGTGGAAAAGGAAAGGCTTAGAAAAGAGGCTATTGATAAGCTCATTGAACAGAATAAGTTTGACGCCCCACCTTCGCTTGTGGCGAATTATTTGCAGTCATTTGTCTCAAAGGATCTGGAGAGGATAGGAAAAGGAAATTTAGGGCCGGAGGAGCTTTCAGAGATGGAGACGAACCCTGAAAAACTGAAAGAGAATTATGCTGTAGTGGCGGATGCAAGGGTCAAGGGAGAGATGATATTGGATGCCATAGCAAGGCAGGAAAATATAACCGTTTCGGAAGATGAGATAAATTTGAGGATAAAGGCAATGGCCGCTCAACGTCATCAAAGTGTTGATGAGTTTAAAAAACAGCTTGCGGAACATAAAGCTGAATCTATGGTGGCAGTAGGAATGCTGGAGGAAAAGGTGTTTGATTTTATCATGGCAAAGGCTGATATAACGGTGGAGACAAAATGACGCTTATCCCAATGGTGGTTGAGCAGACAGGCCGCGGTGAGCGGGCCTATGATATTTATTCGAGGCTGTTAAAAGAAAGGATAATATTTCTTGGCACAGCTATTGACGATGATGTGGCTAATCTTGTAATAGCCCAGATGCTTTTTCTTGAATCAGAGGACCCTGACAGGGAGATACATCTTTATATAAATTCGCCCGGCGGGATTGTAAGCGCGGGGATGGCGATATACGATACAATGCAGTATGTTAAACCAACGGTTTCAACAATGTGTATGGGGCAGGCGGCGAGCATGGGAGCCCTTCTTCTTGCAGGAGGGGCAAAGGGTAAAAGATGCGCCCTTCCCCATTCAAGGATTTTGATACACCAGCCGCTTGGAGGCGCGCAGGGGCAGGCGACTGACATAGGCATTCAGGCAAGGGAGATATTAAGACTCAGGGAAGAGCTGAATGAGATACTCGCAAAGCACACCGGCCAGCCGATTGAGAAGATAAGCAGAGATACTGAGAGGGATTTTTTTATGACTGGCGGGCAGGCAAAGGAATATGGTATAATCGATGCGGTAATAGAGAAGCGGGCAACTCTCAAAGCGTAGATTATATCTGGAAGGAGGCTGTATGGCAGATAAAAAAAGAGGAGATTCGACCCTGATCTGTTCGTTCTGCGGTAAAAACCAAGCTGAGGTAAAAAAGCTGATCGCCGGTCCAATGGTCTATATATGCGATGGGTGTGTGGAGTTGTGCAATGATATAATCGGCGAAGAATATGACAAGGAAGAAGTCCTGCATGCCAGGGAACTGACGATTCCGAAGCCTGCGGAGATAAGGAAGATATTGGATGAACATGTTGTAGGACAGGATAGGGCAAAGAAGATCCTCTCTGTCGCGGTCCATAATCATTATAAAAGGATTGAAAGCAGGGAGAAGAAGTTCAATATGGGCGGCGTTGAACTTCAGAAAAGCAATGTACTTCTGCTCGGCCCGACCGGCTCAGGCAAGACACTTCTTGCCCAGACCCTTGCAAAGATATTAAATGTCCCGTTTACCATAGCCGACGCCACAACCCTGACAGAGGCGGGTTATGTAGGCGAGGATGTTGAAAATATAATCTTAAGCCTTTTGCAAAATTCCAATTATGAAATAGACAAGTGCCAGAAGGGGATTGTCTATATTGATGAGATAGACAAGATATCAAGAAAGTCCGACAATCCGTCTATTACAAGGGATGTCTCAGGCGAAGGGGTTCAGCAGGCGCTTTTAAAGATAATTGAGGGGACTATCGCAAGCATCCCCCCAAAGGGCGGCAGGAAGCATCCCCAGCAGGAATTCCTTCAGGTTGATACAACCAATATACTTTTTATATGCGGCGGCGCCTTTACCGGATTGGAAAATATCATTCAGCAGAGGATAGGCAAGAAGACCGTTGGTTTTGGCGCGGATATAAAAAAGAAGGAAGAGCGGCAGGTAAATGAACTCCTCCGCGAGATAGAGCCTCAGGATCTGTTAAAATACGGCCTGATACCTGAATTTGTCGGAAGGCTGCCTGTTGTAGCTGTTCTGGATGAACTGAATGAGCATGCCCTTATTAAAATACTGACAGAGCCGCGCAATGCGCTTGTCAAGCAGTATCAAAAGCTTTTCGAACTTGAGAATGTAAAGCTTAATTTTACAGACAGCGCCCTTGCGGCAGTTGCAAGGGAGGCAATGAAAAGAAAAACTGGCGCCAGGGGGCTTCGGGCCATTCTTGAAAACGCCATGCTGGATGTAATGTATGAGATGCCGTCGCAGGCTAATGTAAGGGAATGTCTTGTGAATGAAGATATGATACTTGGCAGGGGAACTCCGATAATGGTTTACGAGAAAAAGGCAGAATCAGCATAAAGACAGTGATTAAAGATTGTCTGGGGGTGAATAATGTTTTTTAAAGACAATAAAGATATGGATGAGAAAATAAAAGAGATGTCGGTTCCGCTTATACCTTTGCGGGATATAGTAGTTTTTCCGCATATGGTTGTGCCGCTTTTTGTAGGTAGGGATAAGTCTGTAAAGGCGCTGGAGCTTGCCGTGTCGCAGGATAAAAGCATTCTGCTTGCGGCGCAGAAAAAGGCAAAGACAGACGACCCGGCAGAGGGAGATATTTATGAGATTGGAACCATTGGCAATATACTGCAACTTTTGAGGCTGCCTGACGGAAGCGTAAAGGCGCTTGTGGAAGGTGTGAAAAGGGCAAGGATAAAGGAATTTATTCCTTCAAAGGAATGTTTCATAGTTAAGGTTGATGAAATAGCAGAAGAGGTAGATGATACTGTAGAAACAGAGGCGCTTATAAGGAATGTAGTCAAGGCCTTTGAGGTATATGTAAAACTCAACAAAAAGATACCTCCTGAGATGATTATGTCAGTGTCTTCAATTGATGACCCAGGCAGGCTTGCAGACATCATAGCCAGCCACCTCCTGATAAAACTCCATGATAAACAAGCCCTTCTGGAACTTGCAAATGCCACACACAGGCTTGAAAGACTCTATGGTTTTATGGAGGGCGAGATAGAGATACTTGAGGCTGAGCATAAGATAAAACAGCGCGTCAAAAAGCAGATGGAGAAGACGCAGAAAGAGTATTATTTAAGCGAGCAGATGAAGGCTATCCAGAAGGAACTTGGCGAGAAAGATGAATTTAAGGGCGAAATGCAGGAACTGGAAGAGAAGATAAAGAATAAGAAGTTCTCCAAGGAGGCCGCAAAAAAGGCCAAGCAGGAATTAAAAAAGCTCAAGTTTATGCCGCCTATGGCCGCTGAGGCCACAGTGGTTAGAAACTATCTGGACTGGTTGTTATCCCTTCCGTGGGCAGAGGTGACAGAAGAGGAAAAGGATATAAATGAAGCGGAGAAGCGCCTTGAAGAAGACCACTATGGCCTGAAACAGGTCAAAGAGAGGATTGTTGAACATCTTGCTGTCCATGGCCTTGTAGAGGAGATGAAAGGGCCGATATTGTGCCTTGTGGGGCCGCCTGGGGTCGGAAAGACCTCATTGGCTAAATCCATTGCGAGGGCGACAAACAGAAAATTTGTCCGCTTATCCCTTGGAGGGGTAAGGGATGAGGCTGAGATAAGGGGGCACCGCCGGACATATATAGGCTCTATGCCAGGCAGGATAATCCAGTCTTTAAAAAAGGCAGGCGCAAATAACCCTGTTTTCTTATTGGACGAGGTTGATAAGATGTCTACAGATTTTCGGGGCGACCCGGCGTCTGCGCTGCTTGAGGTTTTGGACCCCGAACAGAACCATACCTTCAACGACCACTATCTTGACTTAGACTATGACCTTTCAAAGGTAATGTTTATAACCACGGCAAACAACCTTCAGGGGATTCCGTATCCTTTATTGGACAGGATGGAAATAATAAGGATAGCCGGCTACACAGAGATGGAGAAGGTCCACATTGCCAAAAGATTTCTTATGCCGAAACAATTAAAGGCGCATGGTCTTTCTGACACGAATCTTGAAATCCCCGACGGCGCGGTTATGGCCATTATAAGAAGATATACAAGAGAGGCGGGTGTAAGGAATCTGGAGAGGGAGATCGCCTCTATTTGCAGAAAGGCTGCAAAGGAGGTTCTGCAAAAGGGCAAGGATATAAATATAAGAGTATCTGCCAAAGGTCTTGCTAAATACCTTAGCATACCAAAATATAGCTATGGCAGAATGGAAGAAAAGGATGAGACAGGGGTTTCAACCGGTCTGGCATGGACAGAGGCCGGAGGAGAGCTTTTATCAATAGAGGTAACGGTGGTTCCCGGAAAAGGCAAACTCATCATAACAGGGAAACTTGGCGATGTGATGCAGGAGTCTGCCCAGGCAGCCCTGACATATATACGTTCAAGGGCGGATGTTCTTGGTATAGAAAAGGATTTATACCAGAAGGTTGATATACATATACATGTGCCGGAAGGCGCGATACCGAAAGACGGGCCGTCCGCCGGCATTGCAATGGCCACAGCGATTGCCTCCGCCCTTATGAAGGTTCCTGTAAAAAAGGATATTGCCATGACAGGCGAGATTACTCTTCGCGGAAAGGTTCTGCCTATCGGCGGTTTAAAGGAAAAGATCCTTGCCGCGCACAGGGGTTTGATACCAAAGGTCCTTGTGCCAAAGGAAAACGAAAAAGACATAAAAGATATCCCTTCAAGTGTTTTGAAAAAAGTGGAAATTATTTTTGTAGGGCATATGGATGATGTGTTAAAGGCCGCTCTTGTTCTGGAAAGGCCTGACGAGATATTTAAAAAGGCTCAGGAAAAGGATATATATCAAAAAGAAGGTATCTCTGGCACACCGGCGCAAAACGAGGGGATTATCACCCACTAAATGCCCAATTATACACAACGACATAAATAAATCCGCATACAGAGCGTCAGAACAAAGCAGACCAAGGCGCGACGAAGCGAGGAGTGAGGCGTATTTTTAGCATACGCCGCAACGATGAGCGAGGAGCAACGCAGGTATGCGAAGTTATGACGCTCTGTATAGTCCTGTAGAGACGCATCGCAATGCGTTTCTACTACCTACATGCAAAAACCCAGAAATCCCATCCCGACAGTGGACATTATAATCGAACTCAAAAAACAGGGCATTGCCCTTATAGAAAGGAAAAACCCGCCTTTTGGCTGGGCAATTCCCGGCGGCTTTGTGGATTACGGGGAGACACTTGAAGAGGCGGCAAAAAGAGAGGCATTGGAAGAAACCTCTCTGAATGTAAAGTTGAAGTGTCAGCTCCATTCCTATTCGGACCCAAAAAGGGATAACAGATTTCATACCGTCTCTACTGTTTTTGTTGCAGAGGCGGATGGAACTCCAACAGCAGGGGATGATGCAAAAGGTATCGGCGTTTTTACAGAGGATAATTTGCCGGAGCCTCTGGCATTTGATCATAAGATGATATTGGAATATTATTTCAGATGGAAAAGGGAGGGGTTTAAAGTATTTGAAATTGAAGGATTCAAATTGTAGATTTTAAATTAAAAATAAGCTATGCCCCTTTCAAAAGAAGATAAATTGCTTCTCTTAAATATAGCAAGACAAACCATTGAATCCTGTATCAAGGCAAGAAAGATCCCATGTTTTGATGTGCAGAGCCAGTCATTGCTGGAAAGCCGCGGGGTTTTTGTTTGTATTAAGGAATCGGGGGAACTACGGGGATGCATCGGCGTATTCACATCAGATAAGCCTCTATATCTGACGGTAGTAGATATGGCTGTTTGTGCCTCTACCCAGGACCCCAGGTTTTCACCGCTAATACCTTCTAAACTTTCAAAAATATCCATTGAACTCTCATGTCTTACACCGATGAAAAAGATAAAAGATGTATCCGAGATACAAGTAGGGAGGCACGGCATTTATATTGTCAAAGGATATTGCAGGGGCGTCCTTCTCCCCCAGGTTGCAACAGAATGCGGATGGGACCGCGATACCTTTTTAGAACACACCTGCCTTAAGGCAGGCCTTCAACCCGGCTGCTGGAAAGAGAGCGGCGCTGATATATATACATTTGAGGCAGAGGTGTTTGGGGAAGGAATGAAAACTGATCGCTGTCTTTGATGGCGGAGAAGGGGGGATTCGAACCCCCGGTAGAGTTTTACCCCTACAACTGATTAGCAGTCAGCTGCCTTCAGCCGCTCGGCCACCTCTCCATACAATCCTTACAGTCTAAATACACATCAGCTTTTAATTTCTAACATTTTTTTTTATTAAAGTCAAAATCTTTAAATTTTTTCCTTCACATTTTTTCCTTTTATCTTGATTAAGAGAGGGATGTGGGATAAAGTTATTTTTTGTGAAGAAGGTATTCAGCAGAGGTATTATTAATAGATGACTAAGATTAAGGCATTTATTTTTTCTTTAAGAGGTAAGGCAATTATAATCGGCACCTTTTTTGTAATTATTTTTATGGGGGTTGCTGTCTATATCATCCTTTCGACCGAATGGTCCTATTATTTCAGAGACAGGGAGGATATGGCAAGGGTTCTGGCGGAAACCGCAGGGACAAGTTTTAGCAATACCATCCTCCATCAGGGAGTAGCCCCAGAGGGGACAAAGAATATTGACTATTATATACAAGACCTTTTAAGCAAAGAAAAGAGCATACTTACAATCAGCATCTTTGATAATAATGGAATGCCCATAGCGCACAGCAACTCTTTTGAGCACAAAAAGTTTTATAAAGACGCAAGAGAGGTCATTGCGCATAAGTCTACATTTTTGCGTGAGATTAAGGATAAGGAGAGAGGGCCTGTTTTGGAAGCCATAACACCGCTGATGGCCGGCAAAAAAAGGCTTGCCACGTTAAGGATAGAGTTCTCCCTGAAGGATTTATATGACAGGCTGACCCTCCGCGCTAAGAATATGTTCCTCCGGACTCTGATTGCTATTTCAGGCGCAATCCTCTTGCTACACTTTGGGATTAACGCGATGTTAAAACCTGTAAGAAGGCTTGCAAAGGTAATGGACAACATAGACTATGGAAGGTATAAAAATATCCCTATTGTTCCGAGAAATGATGAATTAGGGGTTATAGAGCGCAGCTTTTCTTCAATGGTAAAAAGGTTAAAGGAGGCGGATATAAAGTGGGAAAATACCTTTAACTCCATAACAGATATTATCTCCATCCATCAGATAGATTATAGGCTTGCTAAGGCCAACAGCGCCCTTGCCCTAAGGCTCAATACGACCCCTGAGGCTTTGGTGGGGATACACTGCTGGGAAATATATGATAACTCTAAGCGGAAATGTGCTGACTGTCCCAATGAAAAGACATTAAAGACAGGCAAGCCGTCGGTGAGCGAAAAAGAATATCAATCATTAGGGGGAATATTTCTCTCGTCTACCTTTCCATACTTCAATGAAGATGGCAAAATGATAGGGACCATCCATGTTGCTAAAGACATAACCCTTGAGAAGAAGCTGCAAGAGAGGCTCGTCAAGTCTGAGAAAATGGCCGCAATGGGGCAGATAGCGGCAGGTATTGCCCATGAAATCAATAACCCGTTAAACTCTATCACCGGTTATGTCTCCTACCTGCTGGAGGCGCGGGGCGAGGTCTCAGGAAAAGAGGAATTAGACAAAGTTCTAAAGGCAGCCATAAGATGCAAGGAAAGCGTAAGGAAGTTTTTAAACCTTACAAGGGAGACCCCTAAAAAGATGGAGTCTGTAAATGTAAAAGAGGTGATAGAAGACGTTCTTTCCATGTGCCACCATAGCATTTTCTCTCAAAAGATTAAGGTGACGAAAGAGATAACAGAGCAAGGCTTATGGGTAAAGGCCGATAAAAAGCAGATGGAAGAGGCCGTTGTAAATATAGTCATTAACGCCTGCCATGCTATGAAGGATGGAGGTGAGCTTACTGTAAAGGCCTATGAAGAAGGAGGCTCTGTAAAGATTGAGATAGCCGATACCGGTTATGGAATAGCCAAGGATGCTATAGACAAGATATTTGACCCCTTCTTTACTACTAAGGAGCCGGGGAGTGGAACAGGCCTGGGTCTGGCAGTGAGCCAGACTATTATAAAAAACAACGGCGGAGCCATTGATTGCCATAGCACATTAGGGAAAGGCGCCGCCTTTATCATTATATTACCGGGGGATAAATATGCCTTACAAAATTCTTATAGCCGATGACGAACCTGATACATTAGACCTCTGTTCCAAAGTTTTAACGAAGGAAGGGTATGAGGTCTCTACAGCAAAGGATGGCCTGGAGGCCCTCAAGATGATTAGGGAAAACACCTTTGACCTGCTCCTTCTTGATATAAGGATGCCTGGTAAAAATGGGATGGAGGTTCTGGAAGAGGCAACAGCTATCGGTCTGGATACAGTGATGATTACTGCCTATGCCAGCGTGGAAACTGCGGTTGAGGCCATAAAGAAAGGGGCAAGCGACTATCTCGTAAAACCCTTTGAGGCATCCGATATCCGTTCTGTGGTTAAAAAGGTCATTTCCCAGCAGAAGCCATTACTGACAGAAACTAACCTGACTGAAGGAACAGCAGGGTTTGAGTTATTTGTGGGTGATACCCAGGCTATGAAGGAAATTTATAGAATGATAGAACAAACAGCAGGGACTGATTGCAATATCCTTATAGAAGGTGAGAGCGGGACAGGCAAGGAACTTGTAGCAAGGACTATCCATCAAAATAGCACGAGAAAGGACGGCCCTTTTATTCCTATAAACTGCGGCGCAATGCCTGAGACCTTATTGGAGAGCGAGCTGTTTGGCCACACAAGGGGGGCATTTACCGGGGCAGTAGAATCAAAGAAAGGGCTTTTTGAGGCAGCAACGAACGGGACATTATTTTTTGATGAGATAGCCGAGATGTCTCCCCCCCTCCAGGTTAAACTGTTAAGGGTGCTTCAGGATAGGGAGATAAGGCCTGTTGGAGGCACTGACCTGAAAAAGGTCAATGTCCGGATAGTAGCGGCTACAAATAAAGAATTATCAAAAGAGGTGGCAGAGGGAGGTTTCAGGGATGACCTGTTTTACAGGTTGAGTGTTGTCTCCTTGAAGCTGCCGCCCTTAAGGGAGCGTAAAGACGACATCCCTGCGCTTATTCAGCATTTTATAAAAAAATACAACAAACTATATAATAGAGAGGTTAGCGGTATTACCGCGCAGGGGATTAAGTCCTTGATGGAATATTACTGGCACGGCAATGTCCGTGAACTGGAAAATGTTATTGAACGGGCTGTTATCCTTGAGAAAGATAAGTTGATAACGCCAAAAAATTTATCCATAGGGATGAAGGGAACAATCAAACCTGATGAAGGGCATTACAAAAACCTCCATGACCTGGAAAAGGAACATATTGAAGCTGTCTTCAAGGCTGTGAAAGGGAACAAGACAAAGGCGGCCGAGATACTCGGTATAGGGAGAAGAACCCTTTATGACAAGATTATTGCCTATGGCATTAAAGAGCAGGAGTGAAAACCTAATCCTCTTTTTACAAACCCCTTCTTAAGCAGAAAATAATACACTACATTATGGAACCTCTGATTTAATACCGTCACTCCGGCGAAGGCCGGAGTCCAGTGTTCGAAACAACTGTCCTCTGCTGGCGGGGGATTAAGGGGGCGGAGGGTGTTGGCGTGCCTTCCTCCCCCTGCAGGCTCCGCTATACCCCCATATTTATGCATGTTTTGAATAAATAAGTCTGCTGAATTGCAATTTTTATACACTTAATATTTAATTTGGGCAAACATTGCACATGGCTTGTTGTTTTTCTGCACACTTAGTGTATAACTTGGGCAGATATAGCCCACATTGTATTATACGTATTATACCTTTAATTTCAATAAGTTAAATGATATATCCAAAAACACTGTGCAGTAATTGCCCAAAGCGATAGGTGATTCCAAAACCCCCCTCCCGTTCTACGTTGTTAAAATACCCATTAAAATCAAAAGGTTAAGTAGAATTATTAAATTTTATAAACTCTGGCATAGTTGTTGCAGTAAAGTATGTTCTCTATCATATCAGTTATTATCTTAAAGGATTTGCTTTTTGTGTATTGAATATAAGAAAGAAAGGAGGATAGATTAAGGGTAGATTATAGGAAAGAAAGGTTAAAAGGTTTTGCAGTAGAAGTCAAATAAGGCAATAAAATCAGTTAATTATTAAAAGGAGGTGGAAACTAATGGATTTAACAAGAAGAAGTTTTTTAGAGATTAGCGCAGCTGCAGCAGGTGTTGCCGCTATAGGGAGCAAGGCACTTGCGCTCACTACCTTAAAGCCGGTGGTAAGCATCGAGAATGCGTTGGAGGTCTACCCTGACAGGGCATGGGAAAAGGTCTATCACGACCAGTATCGTTATGACAGGAGCTATACATTTAACTGCTCCCCGAACGATACCCACGGGTGCAAGGTAAGGGCATTTGTAAGAAATGGAATCATCATGAGGGTGGAGAGCAACTACGGCCATCAGGAGGCACAAGATTTATATGGTAACAAGGCCACAAGGAACTGGAACCCGAGGATGTGTCTTAAGGGCTACACCTTCCACAGAAAGGTTTACGGCCCATACAGGCTTAAATATCCAATCATGAGGAGTCAGTGGAAGCAATGGGCAGACGACGGGTTTCCATATCTGAGCAAGGATGTGATGCACAAATATAAATTTAGCGACAGGGCATCTGATCACTTTGTAAGGGTAACATGGGATGAGGTATTTACCTACATGGCAAAGTGTTATGTGGTAACCTCAAAGAGATACAGCGGGGAGGCAGGCGCACAGCTTTTAAGGGATGAGGGGTATCATGAGGAGATGATACGCGCATGCCAGGGCGCCGGCACAAGGACATTTAAATTCCGCGGCGGCATGGGGCAGTTGCAGGTACTGGGCATATACGGCATGTACCGTGTAGCAAACACGATGGCTATCCTTGACTCAATTACCCGGAATTTGACACATGAGCTTGAAGACGAGGCCCTCGGCGGCAGGAACTGGTGTAACTATACATGGCACGGAGACCAAGACCCAGGCCATCCATTTATACATGGATTGCAGCAGTCTGACATGGACTTAAATGACCACAGATTCAGCAAGCTTACCATCCACATGGGTAAAAACATGATTGAGAACAAGATGCCAGAGGCCCACTGGTTAAATGAGATGATGGAGAGGGGCGGTAAGATTGTAGTTGTATCGCCTGAGTATAACCCGACAGCCACCAAGTCTGACTACTGGATCCCTGTCCGGCCAAGCTCTGATACAGCGCTTCTCCTTGGCATCACAAAGATTATCATAGATGAAAACCTCTATGATGTGAAGTTTGTAAAGAATTTTACCGATTTCCCGATATTGATAAGGACCGACAATCTAAAGAGGCTCCTTGCAAGGGATGTATTCCCGAACTATACCCCTGGCCTTAAGCCGGAGGGCCATTCTTTAAAGATTCAGGGCATTACAAAGGCGCAGTATGACCAGATAGGCGGGGATTATTGCGTGTGGGATAAGAAGACCAATTCAGTAAAGGCTGTAACAAGGGATATGGTGGGTGATAAACTTACCGCGACCGGTATAGACCCGGCCCTTGAGGGGACATACATGGTAAAACTGGCAAACGGCCATGAAGTGCCGGTAATGCCTGTGTTCCAGATGTATAAGGTCCATCTTGAGGACTATGACATGGATACCGTGGCAGAGATCACAAGGTCGCCAAAGGAATTGATGGTGAAGCTTGCCCATGATATCGCCACTATTAAACCGGTGTCAATCCATTGCGGCGAGGGTGTCGGTCACTATTTCCATGCCACCTTAATGAACAGGGCGACATATCTGCCGCTCATGCTCACAGGCAACTTAGGCATATTCGGCTCAGGCTCACATGGATGGTCTGGCAATTACAAGGCCGCAAACTGGCAGGGCTCGAAGCACTCAGGCCCTGGCTTTTACGGCTGGATAGGAGAGGATGTGTTCCATCCGAACCTCGATGAGAATGCAGATGGAAAAGAGATACATGCCCATGGCAGGGCAAGGGATGAGGAGGTTGGATACTGGGCGCATGGGGATATGCCGCTGGTTGTAAACACCCCTAAATACGGCAGGAAGTGTTTTACAGGCGATACGCATATGCCGACACCTACAAAGACCCTTCACTTCGCCAATGTGAACCTCTTTAATCAGGCAAAATGGGCCTATCACCTATTCTTTAATGTAAATCCAAGGATAAATATGATAGTTTCCTCGGATGTTATAATGACATCTTCCATTGAATATGCCGATATTGGTCTTGCGGCAAACACATGGGTGGAAAAGCAGGTTCATGAAACAACATCCTCCTGCTCCAATCCATTTGTTGAGGTCTGGGGAGGAAAGGGCATCAGCATAGACCCGCTTGGGGATACATTGGATGACTTAAATATCCAGGCAGGTATTGCAAATGGTCTTGCAAAGGTTACAGGCGACCAGAGGTTTTATAATATGTATAAGTTTGCCCTTGAGGGAAAGCACTCTGTCTATCTACAGAGACTCTGGGATGGGTCAACAACATGCAGGGGTTACAAGGTAAAGGATATTGTGGCAAAGGGTGGGACAGCCCTTCTGAATTTCAGGACATATCCGAGGCAGCCGTTCTGGGAGGAGGTCCACGAATCAAAACCGGTCTGGACATCCACAGGGAGATTTGACGCATATTGCGATATCCCTGAGGCCATAGCAACAGGCGAAAACTTTATCGTCCAGAGAGAAGGGCCTGAGGCAACACAGTTTATGCAGAACGTCATTATAAGCACAAACCCATATCTCCGCCCTGACGACAACGGCATACCATTGGACGCCAAAGGCAGGGATGAGAGGACAGTGCGTAATATCAAGATGGCATGGGGCGAGGCA
Protein-coding sequences here:
- the amrA gene encoding AmmeMemoRadiSam system protein A, with protein sequence MPLSKEDKLLLLNIARQTIESCIKARKIPCFDVQSQSLLESRGVFVCIKESGELRGCIGVFTSDKPLYLTVVDMAVCASTQDPRFSPLIPSKLSKISIELSCLTPMKKIKDVSEIQVGRHGIYIVKGYCRGVLLPQVATECGWDRDTFLEHTCLKAGLQPGCWKESGADIYTFEAEVFGEGMKTDRCL
- a CDS encoding ATP-binding protein, translated to MTKIKAFIFSLRGKAIIIGTFFVIIFMGVAVYIILSTEWSYYFRDREDMARVLAETAGTSFSNTILHQGVAPEGTKNIDYYIQDLLSKEKSILTISIFDNNGMPIAHSNSFEHKKFYKDAREVIAHKSTFLREIKDKERGPVLEAITPLMAGKKRLATLRIEFSLKDLYDRLTLRAKNMFLRTLIAISGAILLLHFGINAMLKPVRRLAKVMDNIDYGRYKNIPIVPRNDELGVIERSFSSMVKRLKEADIKWENTFNSITDIISIHQIDYRLAKANSALALRLNTTPEALVGIHCWEIYDNSKRKCADCPNEKTLKTGKPSVSEKEYQSLGGIFLSSTFPYFNEDGKMIGTIHVAKDITLEKKLQERLVKSEKMAAMGQIAAGIAHEINNPLNSITGYVSYLLEARGEVSGKEELDKVLKAAIRCKESVRKFLNLTRETPKKMESVNVKEVIEDVLSMCHHSIFSQKIKVTKEITEQGLWVKADKKQMEEAVVNIVINACHAMKDGGELTVKAYEEGGSVKIEIADTGYGIAKDAIDKIFDPFFTTKEPGSGTGLGLAVSQTIIKNNGGAIDCHSTLGKGAAFIIILPGDKYALQNSYSR
- a CDS encoding sigma-54 dependent transcriptional regulator, which encodes MPYKILIADDEPDTLDLCSKVLTKEGYEVSTAKDGLEALKMIRENTFDLLLLDIRMPGKNGMEVLEEATAIGLDTVMITAYASVETAVEAIKKGASDYLVKPFEASDIRSVVKKVISQQKPLLTETNLTEGTAGFELFVGDTQAMKEIYRMIEQTAGTDCNILIEGESGTGKELVARTIHQNSTRKDGPFIPINCGAMPETLLESELFGHTRGAFTGAVESKKGLFEAATNGTLFFDEIAEMSPPLQVKLLRVLQDREIRPVGGTDLKKVNVRIVAATNKELSKEVAEGGFRDDLFYRLSVVSLKLPPLRERKDDIPALIQHFIKKYNKLYNREVSGITAQGIKSLMEYYWHGNVRELENVIERAVILEKDKLITPKNLSIGMKGTIKPDEGHYKNLHDLEKEHIEAVFKAVKGNKTKAAEILGIGRRTLYDKIIAYGIKEQE